One window of Parvularculales bacterium genomic DNA carries:
- the umuD gene encoding translesion error-prone DNA polymerase V autoproteolytic subunit yields the protein MPYIIVHYMFSVNMADQTMKYIQKKHIPLPLFSSRVAAGFPSAADDHLEKHLDLNEHLIKHPTATFFLRVRGDSMIGAGIHDNDVLVVDRSLEPVNGKIVIAIVDGDFTVKRLIRRQGKTLLVPENDVYEPIEFTDNQDLEIWGVVTGVTRQVG from the coding sequence ACCAGACGATGAAATATATCCAGAAGAAGCATATTCCCCTGCCGTTGTTCAGTAGCCGGGTGGCGGCCGGATTTCCCTCTGCCGCAGACGACCATCTGGAAAAGCATCTTGATCTGAACGAACACCTGATTAAACATCCCACCGCGACATTCTTTCTCCGTGTCCGTGGAGATTCAATGATAGGGGCCGGCATTCATGACAATGATGTTCTGGTGGTTGATCGTAGCCTTGAGCCGGTGAACGGCAAGATTGTCATCGCCATTGTTGATGGTGATTTTACGGTTAAACGGCTCATCAGGAGGCAGGGCAAGACCCTGTTAGTGCCCGAAAATGATGTCTACGAACCAATCGAATTTACGGACAATCAGGATCTGGAAATCTGGGGTGTCGTGACCGGGGTTACCCGACAAGTCGGATGA